The Virgibacillus phasianinus genome includes a window with the following:
- a CDS encoding ABC transporter permease encodes MTQWTVLYRKEMTEMVRNYKILWIPIVFILLGVMQPVSSYYMPEILDTFGGLPEGTILEMPTPTGAEVLMKVLSNYGMLGVLILVLGAMGVVSAERQSGVAGMVMIKPVPYSSYILSKWAGLLTITLISLFIGYVASWYYTSLLIETVAFERIFQSVVIYSIWLVFVVTLTLFFSTIMKGNGSVAFATIFVVFAISTVTSILGKYMKWSPATMTEHTGQVLLSGELDSSFLLAFITTIAIIIVVLISSIQIFKQKELLE; translated from the coding sequence ATGACACAATGGACTGTTCTTTATCGAAAAGAAATGACGGAAATGGTGCGAAATTATAAAATTTTATGGATTCCAATTGTCTTTATTTTGCTAGGTGTCATGCAGCCGGTTAGTTCGTATTATATGCCGGAAATTTTGGACACTTTTGGCGGTCTTCCAGAAGGTACAATCCTTGAAATGCCAACTCCAACTGGGGCAGAAGTATTAATGAAGGTTCTATCTAATTATGGGATGCTTGGTGTACTTATTCTTGTTTTGGGTGCAATGGGTGTCGTTTCCGCAGAAAGACAGAGTGGAGTAGCAGGGATGGTCATGATTAAACCAGTTCCTTATTCCTCGTATATATTATCGAAATGGGCTGGGTTACTTACAATTACACTGATTTCATTGTTTATCGGATATGTAGCTTCTTGGTATTATACGAGTTTACTCATTGAAACAGTCGCTTTTGAGCGCATTTTTCAAAGTGTAGTGATCTACAGTATATGGTTAGTTTTTGTTGTTACATTGACGCTCTTTTTTAGTACGATAATGAAAGGAAATGGCAGTGTCGCTTTTGCTACAATTTTTGTGGTCTTTGCCATTTCGACGGTTACATCCATTCTAGGAAAGTATATGAAATGGAGCCCGGCTACGATGACTGAGCACACAGGACAGGTCTTGTTGTCAGGAGAACTAGATTCTAGTTTCTTGCTAGCTTTTATTACAACTATTGCTATTATCATCGTCGTTCTCATCTCATCCATACAAATCTTTAAGCAAAAAGAGCTATTGGAATAA
- a CDS encoding aldo/keto reductase, translating to MSKRKLGNEGLEVSAIGHGTMTMPDNQSSIDTIRGALDNGVTLFDTADLYGNDGYLEARFGDNEKLLGKALKGRRDEAVIATKFGVTHNQGFKGDPAYVKKSVDASLYSLGIDYIDLYYQHRYDPNVPIEETIGALDDLVKQGKVRYIGLSEAPADIIRRAHVVHPITAVETEYSLWSRDVEDEILPLLKELGIGLVPYSPLGRGFLTGQVKKLDDLSKDYPQEMYSRFQGENFTKNVELASRIEKMATQKGCTTAQLALAWLLAQGDQIVPIPGTKRLERVQENLEASQIALSNEDLAEIERISPKGAAYGSRF from the coding sequence ATTTCAAAACGAAAGCTCGGGAACGAAGGGCTGGAGGTTTCCGCTATCGGACATGGTACGATGACCATGCCCGACAACCAATCTTCCATTGATACAATTCGAGGAGCTTTGGATAATGGTGTCACTTTGTTTGACACCGCAGACCTTTACGGAAATGATGGTTATCTTGAGGCAAGGTTTGGAGATAATGAAAAGCTGTTGGGCAAGGCATTAAAGGGAAGGCGTGATGAAGCTGTAATCGCAACAAAATTTGGGGTCACTCATAATCAAGGTTTTAAGGGAGACCCAGCTTATGTTAAAAAATCCGTTGACGCGAGTCTGTATAGTCTCGGAATTGATTACATTGATCTCTACTATCAACATCGGTATGACCCGAATGTTCCTATCGAAGAAACTATTGGAGCCTTAGATGATCTAGTTAAACAGGGTAAAGTTCGTTATATCGGCCTGTCAGAAGCACCAGCTGACATCATTCGTCGCGCACATGTGGTACATCCGATCACCGCAGTGGAAACGGAATATTCCTTGTGGAGTAGAGATGTAGAAGACGAAATTCTGCCGCTACTCAAAGAACTAGGAATTGGCCTCGTCCCATACAGTCCGCTAGGCAGGGGATTCTTGACAGGTCAGGTTAAAAAATTGGATGATCTCTCAAAGGATTACCCACAGGAAATGTATTCTCGTTTTCAAGGTGAAAACTTCACTAAAAATGTAGAGTTAGCCTCTCGCATAGAAAAAATGGCTACGCAAAAAGGATGTACGACTGCACAGCTTGCGTTGGCATGGCTGTTGGCACAGGGAGATCAAATCGTCCCCATACCAGGTACCAAACGGTTAGAAAGAGTCCAGGAAAACCTCGAGGCCTCTCAAATTGCCCTTTCAAATGAAGACCTGGCAGAAATCGAACGTATATCTCCGAAGGGTGCAGCCTATGGGAGCAGGTTCTAA